A stretch of DNA from Vibrio gallaecicus:
TCTAACTGGGAAGTCGGTGCGTGAAGCATGATGTATTTTGATTCTTTAGCTTGCTGTACGCCTTGCATACGAGTCAGAAGCTTTTCAATTAATGCCGTTTTATCTGCATCAAATTCACCCTGGCGCTGAATCAAAGTCGCTTTTGATTTAAAGATAACTTCCACTTCTTTCAGACCGTTGGCTTCAAGCGTTGCACCTGTTGAAACTAAATCTGCGATGGCATCAGAAAGACCTGCACGAGGGGCAACTTCAACTGAACCAGTTAACATACAAGCACTATAATCTACGCCCTGCTCATCCATGTAAGCTTTAAGTAGCTGCGGGTAAGTTGTTGCAATACGTTTACCGGCTAAGTCTTGAGGGCCGTTGTAATCTTCATCTTTATTGATCGCAATAGAGAGGCGACAACCACCAAAATCTAAACGGCGTAACGCTTCAAACTCACACGGTTCATTCAAAGCTTTACGATCTAGACGAACTTCTTCAAGTTCATTTTCTCCGATAAAACCAAGGTCCACTACACCATCCATGATCAAACCTGGGATATCGTCATCACGAACAAGTAACAAATCAATTGGCATATTTAGTGAATGAACAACAAGCTGCTCTCCCATGATGTTAAATTTAACACCACATTTTTTTAGTAAGTTTTGGCACTCTTTACTTAAGCGACCTTTCTTTTGAATTGCGATTCTTAGGCGTTGTGTCTGCATTGCTATATCCCTGTGCAAAATATTGAATTTATTGAATAATTTTAAATAGCTAAAACTAAAAAACCCTCGGGAGACTTTGTCATCCCGAGGGTTTAAATCTAAATTCTTTGACTTAACCTCCGGGAGTAAAATTGCTCCCGGGTATACGTAAACCTCCCCGAAAGACTAGATAGGGTGATGGTGATGATGAATGTTCATTACAAATTTACGCATAGTTATCAGCTCTTATGTTGTTTGCTGTCTTGTCTCCACACTAACTAAGGTGACACGCTTTTTCAACCATTTATTCTAAGTTTTTTCACTTAATTAAGAATAAACTTAACAAGCATAAAAAAAGGGAAGCTTCCGCCTCCCTTAACTGATTAATTTCTATTTAAGTATAAGCTTTTAATCTTATGCTTTGCTCGCGCAGTTTGCCATTTTGCAACGAGAGAAATACGCCAAGGCAAAACACACGGCAACAAAGGTTGCTGATGCTGCTGCAAATGAAATGGCAACTGACGCTGTCATACCTAGCGCAATAAAGCCTACACAAGAAACAAGAGCTACTGATAACGCATAAGGTAACTGCGTAGAAACGTGGTCAATGTGATTACAACGAGCACCAGTAGAAGAAAGAATGGTCGTATCAGAAATTGGAGAACAGTGGTCACCAAAAACTGAACCCGCTAATACTGCACTTAGCATTGGTAGCATTAGCGCTAAATCTGTTGCACCCGCCATATCACCTGCGATTGGTAACATGATGCCAAATGTGCCCCATGAAGTACCTGTAGAGAAAGCCATTAAGCCAGCAAGTAAGAACAGGATAACAGGTAGCCAATGGTGGTCGATATTACCTTGCACCAATGAAGATAAGTAAGCGCCGGTTTTCATGTCGCCAATTACAGAACCAATCGTCCAAGCAAATACCAGAATCAAAATGGCGCCAAACATTGAACGAGCACCGATCCACATTGTTTTCACAATATCGATTGTTGGCAGCTTTTGCTTAAACACAGTACCAAGTGCTACAAGTAAACCTAAGATACCACCGTAAACAAGAGACTTGCCAACATCGGTATTTTCAAATGCGCCTAGAAGATTGAAAGCGATACCATCAGCCGCAAGTGCTTGACCACCCGTATACATCATTGCAGCAACGGTTGCGACAATCAAAGAAACGATCGGCATCACTAGATCAGCAACAGAACCTGTTTCACTTTCTTCAATGCCTAGCTCTTCATTAAGATCTCTTGCATCTTTATTGTTGCTTTCATCGCCATCAAAACCTCGACCTTGCGAAGCTTCAATCTCGTGGTCACGCATTTTGCCGACATCAAGACCAAACCAAGCAACAGCAAAGACCATCAGTAAAGCAAATACTGCATAGAAGTTCATTGGGATAAGTCGAATGTAAGCGCCAAGAGCTGAGTAATCAGTCATACCATGAGTGACTAAGATGCCACCAATGATTGTCATGATGTAAGCACCCCAGCTTGATGCTGGCATTAGTACACACATTGGAGCCGCTGTAGAATCTAAAATATAAGCTAGCTTTGCACGGGATACATAAAAGCGGTCTGTCACTGGGCGTGAAATGGCACCAACCGCTAAACTATTAAAGTAGTCATCAACAAAGATGAACACACCTAAGAAAGCCGCTAGCAATTTAGAGCCACGTTTACTTTTTACTCGTGATTGAGCCCATTCAGCAAAAGCGCGTGTACCACCGGATAACGTCAGTAATGCCGTCATCATACCCAATAGTAACAAGAACGCGACAATACTCATGTTCCAAGTATTAATTCCGCCATCTTCAATAAAGACACCAGAAACTTTTGTCCCAATATAGCCAGCAGCATTACCTAACGAGTAATCAGCTAATAAAAGCGCACCCATGACAATACCAACACCTAACGAGACAAGTACCCGACGTGTGATGATAGCAAGGCTCAAAGCCACAATGGGCGGAAGCAAAGAAAGAGGAGATGTTGCAAAATCTATTAAATTCATGATCTTCAAAAACCAGTTTATTATTTGGCTAGAGATCTACTGCAGATGACTTTGATAACAGCTTATCAAAGTCATGTTGAACTAAGCGAAAGGGAAGTGAACACTTCACCCAACCCCACAGTAGCGCTCCATAGTTTAAAATTAAGACTATGGCAGTGTTGTACCTATTGAGCACAACCCCAGCAAATTGCTTAGATATACAATTTACTTCGGCAATTAGACCTTTCATTTTTGTTCATTGGCATCACCCCAACAAAAATTACTTTTTATAATTGCACCTCTACGTGCGACGACATTATCCACTATTGTTACTATAATTTAACAATAATATTACTAAGCTATCGCATCAGGTAGCCGCAATTGTACTCATAGAGATAAACATTGCAACATATCATTCTAAGAAAGTTCAATTAAAAGCTACCTTCTATCTTGAACCAATCAATAAAGTGACTCAGGTAATATTCCACTAATTACATATATAAAAAAGCTGTTTCAATTTATATATACATATTATTTTTACCTATAATATTCACTTATCAAAATTCAGTTATTCTTATTCGTTTTGTGTGTTTTAAAATAGATTTAATTACTTATTAAATGAAATATTATTTGTTTTATTTTAAACCACTGTTTATTATTAGGTAGTTAAATAAAATCATCTTGATGGGAAATATCATGTCAGAATTAACTAAAACTCTATTAAATATTCGTAGCCTCCGTGCATTCTCTCGTGAATTAACTCTTGAGCAATTAGAAGAAGCACTAGATAAACTAACTACAGTAGTTCAAGAGCGTCAAGAATCTGAAGCTGAAGAACGTGCAGCAAAAGCTGAACAAGAAGCAAAATTAGCAGCAATTGCAGAACAAATAGCAAAAGATGGTATTGATGTGGCAGATCTAATTGCAGCACTTTCTGGTGAAACTAAATCTAAAGGCCC
This window harbors:
- the hisG gene encoding ATP phosphoribosyltransferase, whose protein sequence is MQTQRLRIAIQKKGRLSKECQNLLKKCGVKFNIMGEQLVVHSLNMPIDLLLVRDDDIPGLIMDGVVDLGFIGENELEEVRLDRKALNEPCEFEALRRLDFGGCRLSIAINKDEDYNGPQDLAGKRIATTYPQLLKAYMDEQGVDYSACMLTGSVEVAPRAGLSDAIADLVSTGATLEANGLKEVEVIFKSKATLIQRQGEFDADKTALIEKLLTRMQGVQQAKESKYIMLHAPTSQLEQIKALLPGAEDPTVLPLSSDQDKVAVHLVSTENLFWETMEQLKELGASSILVLPIEKMMG
- a CDS encoding H-NS histone family protein; the encoded protein is MSELTKTLLNIRSLRAFSRELTLEQLEEALDKLTTVVQERQESEAEERAAKAEQEAKLAAIAEQIAKDGIDVADLIAALSGETKSKGPKAKRAPRPAKYKYVDTNGEEKTWTGQGRTPSAIQDLLNSGKSLEDFAI
- a CDS encoding Na+/H+ antiporter NhaC family protein; this encodes MNLIDFATSPLSLLPPIVALSLAIITRRVLVSLGVGIVMGALLLADYSLGNAAGYIGTKVSGVFIEDGGINTWNMSIVAFLLLLGMMTALLTLSGGTRAFAEWAQSRVKSKRGSKLLAAFLGVFIFVDDYFNSLAVGAISRPVTDRFYVSRAKLAYILDSTAAPMCVLMPASSWGAYIMTIIGGILVTHGMTDYSALGAYIRLIPMNFYAVFALLMVFAVAWFGLDVGKMRDHEIEASQGRGFDGDESNNKDARDLNEELGIEESETGSVADLVMPIVSLIVATVAAMMYTGGQALAADGIAFNLLGAFENTDVGKSLVYGGILGLLVALGTVFKQKLPTIDIVKTMWIGARSMFGAILILVFAWTIGSVIGDMKTGAYLSSLVQGNIDHHWLPVILFLLAGLMAFSTGTSWGTFGIMLPIAGDMAGATDLALMLPMLSAVLAGSVFGDHCSPISDTTILSSTGARCNHIDHVSTQLPYALSVALVSCVGFIALGMTASVAISFAAASATFVAVCFALAYFSRCKMANCASKA